DNA from Pseudocitrobacter corydidari:
ATGATGCGGTAAGAGGATGCACCCTGTTCTTCCGCTTTCTTGTTCAGCATCTCATGCATATCCATCGGAGAAGAACCGACTGCACCGACGGAAACGGTGCCGATAGCCTGGCGATTTTGCGCTTGATCGCTGTTAATAGAGTCAGCGGCGAAAGCGCCAAAAGAGATAACGGAAAGGATGCTCAGAGCCGCAACAGTTGTTTTGATTTTCATGATCTACACCTCGTCGAATTATTTGGAGGGTCTTTGTTTTGTGACCCTCATCACGAAATTAAGTATACACTAATCACATCTAAAATTAATACCAGACTAATGGTTTCACGCGTAAATCTGTTTTAAATACAATGATTTTTATGCCTAAACGGAATAAAAAATGGTGTATTAGTGCTGTATCGTGAATTGAAATCTAAGAAAATCATATGGATACATGAATTTGATTTTTCGTGCGATCTTGCGCGGAAGTATTCACTGAAACTATGTGTTTAATCCATTTTTAGCACTTAATGCAAAATGGGGGGCGGAGGAACGTCGGGGAAACGAAGCGGTAAAAAGGAATTATCCTCTGGCCAATGACCAGAGGATGGAGGATCACAGCTCTTGCTCGAACAGCACCAGAATAGCTTCGTAGAGATCTTTCACCGTAAAGCCACGGGCAGGGGTAGTAAAGATGGTGTCGTCACCGGCGATGCTGCCGAGGATACCTTCCGCTTTACCCAGTGAGTCAAGCAGGCGGGCAATCAGCTGCGCGGCGCCAGGGCTTGTGTGGATAACCACAACCGCATCGTTGTAATCGATATCCAGCACCAGATTTTTCAGTGGACTGGAGGTCGTTGGAACGCCGAGTTCAGCCGGCAGGCAGTAGACCATCTCCATCTTGGCATTGCGGGTACGAACCGCGCCAAACTTGGTCAGCATGCGGGAGACTTTGGATTGATTAATATTCTCGAACCCTTCCTCCTGCAGCGCCTGGACGATCTCACCCTGAGAGCTAAACTTTTCTTCCTTTAATAGCGCTTTGAACGCCTTCACTAATTCTTCTTGTTTGGTTGAACTTCGCATAAGTCACCCGTATATGGTGATGAAATTAACATGATTATGCATATAAATGCATTTTTATGCAAATAATCTGCAAAAAAGGCGGATAATAATCGCGAGAAGGGGCGGATCTTAGCAAAATTTACTATTAATAAACATGCCTATATCACGGCCTGCAAATAAGGTTAAAAGTAAATTAAATGTTATGAAAATGATGTTGTTTTAACCAGATCACTGGTTATAGTTTAAGTGATAGTTGATGTGGATTTGGTTACGTGAAAAAGACCCTTCCCGGTAAACGAGTGAGCAATTTTGTAGCAAGGCTGCTAAATACCCCTCATTCTGTAAGTAATTAGATTGTAATTATTTACACCGTGAATTAAGGTCGCCGCAACGGAGTATAACAGGCAGTGCCCTGCGTCGGTTTCGCGGTACATGACAGGTCACCCTGAATGACATTAACCATAATAAGGAGTTTCGGATGAAAGTTGCAGTCCTTGGTGCCGCCGGCGGTATCGGTCAGGCGCTTGCCCTACTACTTAAGACCCAACTACCTTCAGGCTCAGAACTCACTCTCTATGATATCGCCCCTGTTACGCCTGGCGTGGCGGTCGATCTCAGTCATATCCCGACCGATGTGAAGATCACAGGCTTCTCAGGTGAAGATGCTTCTCCGGCGCTGGAAGGTGCGGATGTGGTGCTGATCTCCGCGGGCGTCGCGCGTAAACCGGGAATGGATCGCTCCGATCTGTTTAACGTGAATGCCGGGATCGTGAAGAACCTGGTGCAGCAGGTGGCGAAAACCGCCCCGAAAGCCTGCATTGGCATTATTACTAACCCGGTCAACACCACCGTTGCCATCGCGGCAGAAGTGCTGAAAAAAGCGGGTGTTTACGATAAGAACAAACTGTTCGGCGTCACGACGCTGGATATCATCCGCTCAAATACATTTGTGGCGGAGCTGAAAGGCAAAAAAGCGACTGAGGTTGAAGTGCCGGTGATCGGCGGCCACTCTGGCGTGACCATTCTGCCGCTGTTGTCGCAGATCCCTGGCGTTTCCTTTAGCGAGCAGGAAGTGGCTGACCTCACCAAACGTATCCAGAATGCGGGTACGGAAGTGGTCGAGGCCAAAGCCGGTGGCGGCTCAGCAACCCTGTCGATGGGTCAGGCTGCCGCGCGTTTAGGCCTTTCTCTGGTTCGCGCCCTGCAGGGCGAGAAAGGCATCGTTGAATGCGCCTATGTGGAAGGTGACGGTCAGTACGCGCGTTTCTTCTCTCAGCCGTTGCTGCTGGGCAAAAACGGTGTGGAAGAGCGTCAGTCTATCGGCAAGCTGAGCGCGTTTGAACAACAGGCGCTGGAAGGTATGCTCGATACGCTGAGAAAAGATATTACGCTCGGCGAAGAGTTTGTGAATAAGTGATGTAAACCTTCCCCTTAAAGAAGCCGGAGCATAAGTTCCGGCATTTTTGTCTGTACTCTGCCGTGAAACAGTCGAAATCTGCTAAAATTCCCTGCCTTTTGACTGGCCACCGACGAGGACGTTGTGAAAAAGATCGAAAGAAAGCAAACCAGGGACCACATCACGCAAATGCTTCGCTATGAAATCCTCTCCGGCAGTATTAAAGCGGGGGAAGAGCTGGCGCAGGAAAGTGTGGCTGAACAGCTGGGGCTTTCACGAATGCCGGTCAGGGAAGCATTGCAATCTCTTGAGCAAGAAGGATTTTTGGTGCGGCTACCCAATCGCCATATGCAGGTAGCGCATCTTGAACCTGAACATGTTAGCCATATCTTTCGCGTGATTGCCGTGATGGCGGCCGAGCTCTTTACGCGCATTCCCGCTTTCGCCGGGGAAACGCTGCGTTCACGGGCCGAAGCGCTTGCTTATGCTGACGAGAGATCGCATGAGCTTGAATTTCACCATGCGTTAATCAGCTACATTGATAATCGCTATCTGGAAAAAGCGTACCAGCAGTTTCTGGAAGGCTATATTTCGTATGTGATTTTGTATCTGAAAGAGGATAATCACGAATCTGCCCAGCTTCTGGGGGCGCTTGCGGGCGCAATCAGCAAGCAAGATAACGATGAGATTGCTCAGGCCACACAGCGCTATTTCCTCACTTTAGCGGAAATAATGCGTCAACATATGAAGGATTGGGAAAGTGCCGAAGCCTAAATTAGGGAAGATTAAGCTTCTTTCTGCAAAAGAGCAGGTTGCTGCCGTATTGCGAAAAGCAATTCTGTCCAGGGATCTGGTTGAAGGCCAGGAAATTACCCTGGAAGGCATTGCCAAAATGGTTGGTGTATCCAGCATGCCCGTGCGTGAAGCCTTTCAGATTCTGGCGGCCGACGGACTCATTAAAGTGCGCCCTAACAAAGGGGCCGTGGTGCTGGGCATTAACGCGCAAACTATTCGCGAGCATTATGAAATTCGCGCCCTGCTTGAGAGCGAAGCCGTCGCTAAAGCCTCGCGGCCCGGTACTGATATTTCGCAAATCGCCCGCATTCATCACGCGGCAGAAAAAGCGCTCGCTGAAAATAACTCTGCTGAGTATTCCGATTTAAATCAGGCATTTCACATGGAAATCTGGAATGTTGCCGGCAATGAAAAAATGAAAATGTTGCTGTGTAACATGTGGAATGGCTTGTCGATGGGGCATAAGGTCACGGAAGAGGAGTATGCCGTTATTTCTATTCAGGAACATAAAGGGATTTTGCAGGCGCTGGAAGCCCACGATGAGGTTCTGGCGCGACAGCGTATGCGAGAACACATTATCCGATCCATGGAAAATATGCTGACACGTTATGTCGTGGATCCTCATGCTGAATAATTCACTATCGCAATAAAATTAGTGGTTATATTTATTCTATAAATTAATCAGTTAGCGGCACACTGCCCGAGATCTTGATAAAGATCTCACTCCGCGATCTTTCTCCTGAATTCGATTGACTTACTTTTTTTAAGGGAATAATTTGCATCCCACCTTAATTGGATACAATATCATATATCATTGATAGGATAGTTATCATGGAACCGATTACCATTACCCTATGTCTTCTGATGTTCGCTATCGCAATGTTTGTGTGGGAAAAATTGCCGCTTGCCGTCACTTCAATGCTGGTGTGCGTGGCGCTGGTATTGACTGGTGTGCTCGATCTCAAGCAAGCATTTGCAGGCTTTATTGATACCAATGTCATTCTGTTTGTGGCGATGTTTATTGTGGGCGGTGCATTGTTCGAAACAGGGATGGCGAACAAAGTCGGCGGCGTCATCACGCGTTTCGCCAAAACCGAAAAACAGCTGATTTTCACCATCATGGTGGTGGTCGGGTTGATGTCAGGCGTGCTTTCAAATACCGGAACCGCAGCAGTCCTCATCCCGGTGGTGATCGGCGTGGCGGCTAAATCCGGTTTTGCCCGCTCTCGCCTGCTGATGCCGCTGGTTTTTGCCGCCGCACTGGGGGGCAATTTGTCGCTGATTGGCGCGCCGGGCAATTTAATTGCGCAATCTGCGTTGCAGAATATCGGCAGCGGCTTTGGCTTTTTCGAATACGCCAAAATCGGTTTGCCCATGCTGATTTGCGGAATTATTTACTTCCTGACGCTGGGCTATAAATTCCTGCCGAATAATCCCAACAGTGGGGCCGTGGGAAGCGTCGGTGAGCAGCAGGATTACAGCCATGTTCCGCAATGGAAACAGGTCCTCTCCCTGGTGGTGTTGATCGTCACGATCCTCGGCATGATCTTTGAAAAACGTATTGGGATCAATCTGGCGGTAACGGGATGTATTGGCGCGTTAGTGCTGGTTGTGACCGGCGTTCTTAACGAGAAGCAGGCCTATAAAGCCATTGATTCACAAACTATTTTTATCTTCGGCGGTACGCTGGCGCTTGCAAAAGCGTTGGAAATTACCGGCGCGGGTAAACTGGTCGCCGCGCAGGTTATCGGTATGCTGGGGGAGAATTCCTCTCCATTTATGCTGCTGGTGGCGGTTTTTGCCCTCTCCGTCGTCATGACCAATTTTATGTCCAATACGGCGACGACCGCACTCCTGGTCCCGGTCAGCCTCTCTATTGCCGCAGGCATGGGGGCCGATCCGCGCGCGGTACTGATGGCTACGGTTATCGGCGGCTCTTGCGCCTACGCCACCCCTATCGGCATGCCTGCCAACATGATGGTGCTGGCCGCAGGCGGTTATAAGTTCATTGATTACGCCAAAGCCGGGCTCCCTCTCATTATCGTCTCAACGATTGTCAGCCTGATTCTGCTGCCAATTCTTTTCCCTTTTCATCCGTAATTCACGGACGCTGTTCGACTAAGGAGTATGTATGAGTAAAAGCGATCAGATATCCCGAATGACCGACATTATGGCCAAATTCGTGGGATATACCGGCAAAGTATTGCCAGATGACGTCACAACAAAGCTGGAAGCGTTACAGAAAAAAGAGACCAGCGCGCTGGCGAACGTCATCTTTACCACCATGTTCGATAACCAGCGGCTGGCGAAAGAACTGGATCGTCCTTCTTGCCAGGATACGGGGGTTATCCAGTTTTTAGTGGAGTGTGGGGCGAATTTCCCCCTGATTGGGCAACTGGAAGCTCTGCTGCGCGAGGCCGTCATTCAGGCAACGAACGACTCTCCGCTGCGCCACAACAGCGTTGAAACCTTTGATGAATACAATACCGGCAAAAACGTCGGTAAGGGCACGCCGACGGTATTCTGGGAGATCGTTCCCGATTCTGATCAGTGCAGCATCTATACCTACATGGCTGGCGGTGGCTGTTCCCTTCCGGGAAAAGCGATGGTGCTGATGCCTGGCGCGGGTTATGAAGGCGTTACGCGTTTTGTGCTGGATGTCATGACCACCTACGGCCTCAATGCCTGCCCACCGTTATTGGTTGGCGTAGGCGTCGCAACATCGGTAGAGACCGCTGCGCTGCTCTCTAAAAAAGCGTTGATGCGCCCGGTGGGTTCACATAATGAAAACGAACGCGCTGCATCGCTGGAGAGAATGCTGGAAGAGGGGATTAACAAGATTGGCCTTGGCCCACAGGGTATGTCTGGCAACACCTCGGTGATGGGCGTCAATATTGAAAATACGGCGCGGCATCCTTCGACGATTGGCGTGGCGGTGAACGTCGGCTGCTGGTCTCATCGTAAAGGCCACATCATTTTTGATAAGGACCTGAATTACACCATTATGTCTCACACAGGAGTCACTCTCTGATGGCTAAAAAAATTCTGACGACCCCGATTAAGGCTGAAGATCTGGCTGATATAAAGGCGGGTGATATTATTTATCTGAATGGGCATATTGTCACCTGTCGTGATGTGGCGCATCGTCGTTTAATTGAAGGCGGACGTGAATTACCGGTTGATATAAGAGGTGGTGCGATATTACATGCGGGGCCAATTGTTCGACCGATAAAAGACAGTGATGATAAATTCGAAATGGTGTCAGTGGGCCCAACCACCAGTATGCGCATGGAAAAATTTGAGAAGGAATTTATTGCACAAACGGGCGTGAAGCTGATCGTGGGAAAAGGCGGCATGGGCAAGGGCACGGAAGAGGGATGCGCGGAACATAAAGCGCTGCACTGCGTCTTCCCTGCCGGGTGTGCGGTCGTTGCGGCTGTCTGCGTGGAAGAAATTGAAGAATCGCACTGGCGCGACCTTGGCATGCCGGAAACGCTGTGGGTTTGCCGGGTTAAGGAGTTTGGTCCATTAATCGTATCAATAGATACCCATGGAAATAATCTCTTTGAGCAAAATAAAGTGATATTTAACCAGCGTAAAGACATCGTTGCGGATGAAATATGCAAGAACGTGAGCTTTATTAAGTAATTTTTCTGACGCTGCGAAATAATACGGCACGACGCTTATATAAAACGTGCCGTATTTATTAAGGGATTTATATGAATGATGCTCAACTTATTGGCGAAGGCATCACATTAATGTTCTCCGGGATGGGATTCGTTCTTCT
Protein-coding regions in this window:
- the argR gene encoding transcriptional regulator ArgR — its product is MRSSTKQEELVKAFKALLKEEKFSSQGEIVQALQEEGFENINQSKVSRMLTKFGAVRTRNAKMEMVYCLPAELGVPTTSSPLKNLVLDIDYNDAVVVIHTSPGAAQLIARLLDSLGKAEGILGSIAGDDTIFTTPARGFTVKDLYEAILVLFEQEL
- the ttdA gene encoding L(+)-tartrate dehydratase subunit alpha — encoded protein: MSKSDQISRMTDIMAKFVGYTGKVLPDDVTTKLEALQKKETSALANVIFTTMFDNQRLAKELDRPSCQDTGVIQFLVECGANFPLIGQLEALLREAVIQATNDSPLRHNSVETFDEYNTGKNVGKGTPTVFWEIVPDSDQCSIYTYMAGGGCSLPGKAMVLMPGAGYEGVTRFVLDVMTTYGLNACPPLLVGVGVATSVETAALLSKKALMRPVGSHNENERAASLERMLEEGINKIGLGPQGMSGNTSVMGVNIENTARHPSTIGVAVNVGCWSHRKGHIIFDKDLNYTIMSHTGVTL
- a CDS encoding GntR family transcriptional regulator, with the translated sequence MKKIERKQTRDHITQMLRYEILSGSIKAGEELAQESVAEQLGLSRMPVREALQSLEQEGFLVRLPNRHMQVAHLEPEHVSHIFRVIAVMAAELFTRIPAFAGETLRSRAEALAYADERSHELEFHHALISYIDNRYLEKAYQQFLEGYISYVILYLKEDNHESAQLLGALAGAISKQDNDEIAQATQRYFLTLAEIMRQHMKDWESAEA
- a CDS encoding SLC13 family permease; the protein is MEPITITLCLLMFAIAMFVWEKLPLAVTSMLVCVALVLTGVLDLKQAFAGFIDTNVILFVAMFIVGGALFETGMANKVGGVITRFAKTEKQLIFTIMVVVGLMSGVLSNTGTAAVLIPVVIGVAAKSGFARSRLLMPLVFAAALGGNLSLIGAPGNLIAQSALQNIGSGFGFFEYAKIGLPMLICGIIYFLTLGYKFLPNNPNSGAVGSVGEQQDYSHVPQWKQVLSLVVLIVTILGMIFEKRIGINLAVTGCIGALVLVVTGVLNEKQAYKAIDSQTIFIFGGTLALAKALEITGAGKLVAAQVIGMLGENSSPFMLLVAVFALSVVMTNFMSNTATTALLVPVSLSIAAGMGADPRAVLMATVIGGSCAYATPIGMPANMMVLAAGGYKFIDYAKAGLPLIIVSTIVSLILLPILFPFHP
- a CDS encoding GntR family transcriptional regulator, whose protein sequence is MPKPKLGKIKLLSAKEQVAAVLRKAILSRDLVEGQEITLEGIAKMVGVSSMPVREAFQILAADGLIKVRPNKGAVVLGINAQTIREHYEIRALLESEAVAKASRPGTDISQIARIHHAAEKALAENNSAEYSDLNQAFHMEIWNVAGNEKMKMLLCNMWNGLSMGHKVTEEEYAVISIQEHKGILQALEAHDEVLARQRMREHIIRSMENMLTRYVVDPHAE
- the ttdB gene encoding L(+)-tartrate dehydratase subunit beta, with the translated sequence MAKKILTTPIKAEDLADIKAGDIIYLNGHIVTCRDVAHRRLIEGGRELPVDIRGGAILHAGPIVRPIKDSDDKFEMVSVGPTTSMRMEKFEKEFIAQTGVKLIVGKGGMGKGTEEGCAEHKALHCVFPAGCAVVAAVCVEEIEESHWRDLGMPETLWVCRVKEFGPLIVSIDTHGNNLFEQNKVIFNQRKDIVADEICKNVSFIK
- the yhcN gene encoding peroxide/acid stress response protein YhcN, producing the protein MKIKTTVAALSILSVISFGAFAADSINSDQAQNRQAIGTVSVGAVGSSPMDMHEMLNKKAEEQGASSYRIIEARTGDHWHATAELYK
- the mdh gene encoding malate dehydrogenase → MKVAVLGAAGGIGQALALLLKTQLPSGSELTLYDIAPVTPGVAVDLSHIPTDVKITGFSGEDASPALEGADVVLISAGVARKPGMDRSDLFNVNAGIVKNLVQQVAKTAPKACIGIITNPVNTTVAIAAEVLKKAGVYDKNKLFGVTTLDIIRSNTFVAELKGKKATEVEVPVIGGHSGVTILPLLSQIPGVSFSEQEVADLTKRIQNAGTEVVEAKAGGGSATLSMGQAAARLGLSLVRALQGEKGIVECAYVEGDGQYARFFSQPLLLGKNGVEERQSIGKLSAFEQQALEGMLDTLRKDITLGEEFVNK